From the Takifugu flavidus isolate HTHZ2018 chromosome 12, ASM371156v2, whole genome shotgun sequence genome, one window contains:
- the usp32 gene encoding ubiquitin carboxyl-terminal hydrolase 32 isoform X8, protein MGAKESRIGFLSYDEAVKRVTDVELKRLKDAFKRTSGLNCYMTQHCFYREVLGDGVPLKVAEVIYTSFGGSSKGLHFNNLIVGLVLLTRGRDEEKSKYLFSLFASDLGGYAAREEIEAVLQILDGEIPTSLQKCFIESEKVSYERFRAWLFLNKEAFTLSRWLLSGGVCVTLTDDSDTPTFYQTLAGVTHLEESDIIDLEKRYWLLKAQSRTGRFDLETFVPLVSPPIHASLSEGLFHAFDENRDNHIDFKEISCGLSACCRGPIAERQKFCFKVFDVDHDGVLSRDELHEMVVALLEVWKDNRTDTLPELTSSVSDIVEDILKMHDTTKLRHLTLEDYQIWSVSSALANEFLNLLFQVCHIVLGLRPGTPEEEGQIIRGWLERESRHGLQQGQNWFLISMLWWQQWKDYVKYEHKGIVLEQPSLLSSLRNSVNASTVEPLLPDRLGGLGTFSFVSPSEERSPDGVSSSSEATETAALSPQVAPSSTESCFARQHNTSDNNNQCFSGANGHIPSQLAAQRPGAIDNQSLVNTDPMKAPTLTLEGGRLKRSLQLVPGRDFETVPEPVWRALYHWYGANLSLPRPVILDSKTSQAELELFPRYLLFLRQQPATRSPQSNVWVNMGSVPSPSAPLKRVLAYTGCFSRIDTIKDIHLYLSQRLRIKEEDMRLWLYNSENYLTLLDDEDHTLENLKIQDEQQLVIEVRNKDMSWPEEMSFIANSSKMDRHKVPTEKGATGLSNLGNTCFMNSSIQCVSNTTALTDYFLSGRHLYELNRTNPIGMRGHMAKCYGDLVMELWSGTQKSVAPLKLRWTIAKYAPRFNGFQQQDSQELLAFLLDGLHEDLNRVHEKPYVELKDSNGRPDWEVASEAWENHLRRNRSIVVDLFHGQLKSQVKCKTCGHISARFDPFNFLSLPLPMDSYMHLEIIVIKLEGSTPVRYGLRLNMDEKYMGLKKQLSELCSLKPEQILLAEVHTSNIKNFPLDNQKVRVSANGCLCAFEIPVPGSSMSLSSPTLTDLTPTANGSVSGDGLADRSALIPNGGPNIVVPCSPEMPLGNGLANGRVTPLQESPFIGYIIAVHRKMMRTELYFLSSQKNRPSLFGMPLIVPCTVHTTKKDLYDAVWIQVSRLASPLPPQEASNHAQDCDDSMGYQYPFTLRVVGKDGNTCAWCPWYRFCRGCIIECTDDRASLGNAYIAVDWDPTALHLRYQTSQERIVEEHCSVEQSRRDQAEPISLDSCLKAFTSEEELGEDELYYCSKCKTHRLATKKLDLWRLPPILIVHLKRFQFVNGRWIKSQKIVKFPRENFDPSAFLAPRDLGQHCLQSRSESEDLLRVGEDNLSSISAPAGFYNLPKASPASSRKSAPSLSRTSSPSSSPKSGGGGRRPARLRLAKLGGKHWLSNSKENLDGAANPEAELHAEAEAEVEAEVEAEGGAALAPEETTESSLSTEASSSHCDVVLVNGDSNGLSLDCSTDSSLDPDNSLLQHRDNMCLDAVYNLYAISCHSGIMGGGHYVTYAKNPKKKWYCYNDSSCKVGHSHVFTLGVLVRMGDLSRWILSPEKKNKAFYAVIWCFLTQVQVHLCPLWPMWTCLH, encoded by the exons ATGGGGGCCAAAGAGTCGAGGATCGGATTCCTGTCGTACGACGAGGCCGTGAAGAGAG tcACTGATGTGGAGCTGAAGCGGCTGAAAGATGCCTTCAAGAGAACCAGCGGCCTCAACTGCTACATGACCCAGCATTGCTTCTACAGGGAGGTTCTGGGTGACGGAGTTCCACTTAAAGTCGCGGAG GTGATCTACACCTCGTTCGGAGGCTCGTCCAAAGGGCTGCACTTCAACAACCTGATCGTGGGCCTGGTGCTCCTGACCCGAGGGCGCGATGAGGAGAAGTCCAAGT accTTTTCAGCCTCTTCGCCAGTGACCTGGGCGGATACGCAGCGAGGGAAGAAATCGAGGCCGTCCTGCAGATTCTGGATGGGGAAATCCCGACCTCGCTCCAGAAGTGTTTCATTGAG AGCGAGAAGGTGAGCTACGAGCGCTTCAGGGCCTGGCTCTTCCTGAACAAGGAGGCCTTCACGCTGTCCAGGTGGCTTCTGTCTGGAGGCGTGTGCGTCACCCTCACCGACGACAGCGACACGCCCACCTTCTACCAGACCCTGGCCGGCGTCACACACT TGGAGGAGTCGGATATTATAGATTTAGAGAAGCGATACTGGCTGCTGAAAGCCCAGTCCAGAACCGGCCGCTTTGACCTGGAAACGTTCGTGCCCCTGGTCTCTCCTCCCATCCACGCCTCACTGAGCGAAG GCTTGTTCCACGCCTTCGATGAGAACCGGGACAATCACATCGACTTTAAAGAGATCTCGTGCGGACTTTCGGCGTGCTGCCGGGGGCCCATCGCCGAGAGGCAGAAAT TCTGCTTTAAGGTGTTCGACGTGGACCACGACGGGGTTCTGTCTCGAGATGAACTTCACGAGATGGTGGTGGCGTTGCTGGAAGTGTGGAAGGACAATCGGACAGACACGCTGCCT GAGTTGACCAGCAGCGTTTCAGACATAGTCGAGGATATTCTGAAGATGCACGACACAACCAAG CTGCGTCACCTGACCCTGGAGGATTACCAGATCTGGAGTGTGAGCAGTGCGCTGGCCAATGAGTTCTTAAACCTCCTTTTCCAG GTCTGCCACATAGTCCTTGGGCTCAGGCCTGGAACccctgaggaggagggacaaATCATCAG GGGCTGGTTGGAACGGGAGAGCAGACATGGGCTGCAGCAGGGCCAGAACTGGTTCCTCATCTCCATGCTGTGGTGGCAGCAGTGGAAGGATTATGTTAAATAT GAGCATAAGGGGATTGTGCTGGAGCAGCCATCCCTCCTGAGCTCACTCCGAAATTCAGTCAACGCGTCCACAGTGGAGCCCCTACTTCCAGAccgactgggaggactgggaacCTTCAGCTTCGTCAGCCCCTCCGAGGAAAGGTCCCCCGACGGCGTGTCCAGTTCTTCAGAGGCTACAGAAACAG cagCCCTGAGCCCCCAGGTAGCTCCCTCCAGCACAGAGAGCTGTTTTGCCCGTCAGCACAACACATCAGACAACAACAATCAGTGTTTTTCTGGAGCCAACGGCCACATCCCCTCACAGCTGGCTGCACAAAGACCCGGGGCCATCGACAACCAGTCTCTGGTCAACACCGACCCCATGAAG GCTCCCACGCTGACCCTGGAGGGCGGCAGACTGAAGCGCTCCCTGCAGCTCGTGCCTGGCCGAGACTTCGAGACGGTGCCAGAGCCTGTGTGGCGTGCGCTGTACCACTGGTACGGTGCCAACCTCAGCCTGCCGCGGCCA GTCATCCTGGACAGCAAGACGAGccaggcagagctggagctctTTCCCCgctacctcctcttcctccgccagCAGCCGGCCACTCGCTCCCCACAGTCCAACGTCTGGGTCAATATGG GCAGCGTTCCATCCCCCAGTGCTCCTCTGAAGAGGGTGCTGGCCTACACGGGCTGCTTCAGCCGCATAGACACCATTAAAGATATCCACCTCTACCTGTCCCAGAGGCTCCGCATCAAGGAGGAAGACATGAGGCTTTGGCTCTACAACAGCGAG AACTACCTGACCCTCCTGGATGATGAAGACCACACGCTGGAGAACCTGAAGATccaggatgagcagcagctcgTCATCGAAG TCAGGAACAAGGACATGAGCTGGCCTGAGGAGATGTCGTTCATCGCCAACAGCAGTAAGATGGACAGACACAAAG TCCCTACAGAAAAAGGTGCCACTGGCCTCAGTAACCTTGGCAACACCTGCTTCATGAACTCCAGCATTCAGTGCGTGAGCAACACCACGGCTCTCACAGACTACTTCCTGTCAGGCAGACATCTTTACGAGCTCAACAG AACCAACCCCATCGGAATGCGAGGTCACATGGCCAAGTGTTACGGGGATTTGGTGATGGAGCTGTGGAGCGGGACCCAGAAGAGCGTGGCTCCGCTTAAACTCCGC TGGACGATAGCAAAGTACGCGCCGCGGTTTAACGGCTTCCAGCAGCAGGActcccaggagctgctggctTTCCTGCTGGATGGTCTCCACGAAGACCTGAACAGGGTCCACGAAAAACCCTACGTGGAGCTGAAGGACAGCAATGGCCGTCCGGACTGGGAGGTGGCCTCTGAG GCCTGGGAGAACCACCTGCGTAGGAACCGCTCCATCGTTGTGGATCTGTTCCACGGTCAGCTCAAGTCCCAGGTGAAATGCAAGACGTGTGGACACATCAGCGCCCGTTTCGACCCCTTCAACTTCctgtccctgcccctgcccATGGATAGCTACATGCATCTGGAGATCATCG TGATTAAGCTGGAGGGTTCCACTCCCGTACGTTACGGCCTGAGGCTGAACATGGACGAAAAGTACATGGGGCTGAAAAAACAGCTGAGCGAACTGTGCAGCCTGAAGCCGGAGCAGATCCTCCTGGCTGAGGTCCACACGTCCAACATCAAG AACTTTCCTCTGGACAACCAGAAGGTGCGGGTGTCTGCTAACGGTTGCCTGTGTGCGTTTGAAATCCCGGTACCGGGTTCGTCCATGTCCCTGAGCTCGCCCACACTTACAG ACCTCACCCCGACAGCCAACGGCTCTGTGAGTGGCGACGGCCTGGCCGACAGGTCTGCGCTCATCCCCAACGGTGGACCCAACATCGTGGTTCCCTGCAGCCCCGAGATGCCCCTGGGCAACGGGCTCGCCAACGGGCGCGTCACGCCGCTCCAGGAGAGTCCTTTCATCGGCTACATCATCGCTGTGCACAGGAAGATG ATGCGCACAGAGCTGTACTTCCTGTCGTCTCAGAAGAACCGGCCCAGTTTGTTCGGCATGCCACTAATAGTTCCGTGCACAGTCCACACCACTAAGAAAGACCTGTACGACGCGGTCTGGATCCAGGTGTCCCGGCTGGCCAGCCCACTTCCCCCCCAGGAAGCCAGCAACCACGCCCAGGACTG TGATGATAGCATGGGCTACCAGTACCCCTTCACGCTACGGGTTGTCGGTAAAGACGGCAACACGTGTGCCTGGTGTCCGTGGTACAG gttcTGCCGAGGCTGCATAATAGAGTGCACAGATGACCGAGCCTCGCTGGGAAATGCTTATATTGCCGTAGACTGGGACCCCACTGCCCTGCACCTCCGCTACCAGACCTCCCAGGAgagg ATTGTGGAAGAACACTGCAGTGTGGAGCAGTCACGTCGGGACCAGGCCGAACCCATCAGCTTGGACAGCTGTCTGAAGGCCTTCACCAGTGAGGAAGAGCTGGGAGAAGACGAGCTCTACTACTGCTCCAAGTGCAAGACACATCGGTTAGCCACCAAGAAGCTGGACCTTTGGAGGCTGCCCCCCATTCTG ATTGTCCACCTGAAGCGCTTCCAGTTCGTGAACGGTCGCTGGATCAAATCCCAAAAGATTGTCAAATTTCCGAGGGAGAATTTTGACCCCAGTGCCTTCCTGGCTCCCAGAGACCTGGGGCAGCATTGCCTCCAGTCCCGCAGCGAGAGCGAGGACCTGCTGAGGGTCGGAGAAGACAACCTGTCCTCCATTTCGGCCCCCGCTGGCTTTTACAACCTGCCCAAAG CCTCTCCTGCCTCAAGCAGGAAGTCGGCGCCCTCGCTCAGCCGGACCAGCAGCCCCTCCAGCAGCCCAAAGAGCGGcggcggaggccgcagaccaGCGCGCTTGCGCCTGGCCAAGCTGGGTGGCAAGCACTGGCTCTCCAACAGCAAGGAGAACCTGGACGGAGCCGCAAACCCCGAGGCCGAGCTGCAcgcagaggcagaggcagaggtaGAGGCAGAGGTAGAGGCAGAGGGAGGCGCCGCTCTGGCCCCAGAAGAGACGACAGAGTCGTCACTCAGCACCGAGGCGTCCAGCAGCCATTGTGACGTGGTCCTGGTCAACGGCGACAGCAACGGGCTGAGCTTAGACTGTAGCACAGACAGCAGTTTGGACCCTGACAACTcactgctgcagcacagagacaaCATGTGTCTGGACGCCGTCTACAACCTCTATGCAATATCA tgCCATTCAGGAATCATGGGAGGAGGCCACTATGTGACATATGCCAAAAACCCGAAGAAGAAGTGGTACTGTTACAACGACAGCAGCTGTAAGGTAGGACATTCACACGTGTTCACGCTGGGCGTCCTGGTCCGGATGGGAGACCTGTCCAGGTGgattctctcccc agaaaagaaaaataaagcattttatgCTGTAATCTGGTGCTTTTTAACCCAAGTGCAGGTTCATTTGTGCCCCCTCTGGCCAATGTGGACATGTCTCCACTGA
- the usp32 gene encoding ubiquitin carboxyl-terminal hydrolase 32 isoform X1 — protein MGAKESRIGFLSYDEAVKRVTDVELKRLKDAFKRTSGLNCYMTQHCFYREVLGDGVPLKVAEVIYTSFGGSSKGLHFNNLIVGLVLLTRGRDEEKSKYLFSLFASDLGGYAAREEIEAVLQILDGEIPTSLQKCFIESEKVSYERFRAWLFLNKEAFTLSRWLLSGGVCVTLTDDSDTPTFYQTLAGVTHLEESDIIDLEKRYWLLKAQSRTGRFDLETFVPLVSPPIHASLSEGLFHAFDENRDNHIDFKEISCGLSACCRGPIAERQKFCFKVFDVDHDGVLSRDELHEMVVALLEVWKDNRTDTLPELTSSVSDIVEDILKMHDTTKLRHLTLEDYQIWSVSSALANEFLNLLFQVCHIVLGLRPGTPEEEGQIIRGWLERESRHGLQQGQNWFLISMLWWQQWKDYVKYGSPCCYLPVQEHKGIVLEQPSLLSSLRNSVNASTVEPLLPDRLGGLGTFSFVSPSEERSPDGVSSSSEATETAALSPQVAPSSTESCFARQHNTSDNNNQCFSGANGHIPSQLAAQRPGAIDNQSLVNTDPMKAPTLTLEGGRLKRSLQLVPGRDFETVPEPVWRALYHWYGANLSLPRPVILDSKTSQAELELFPRYLLFLRQQPATRSPQSNVWVNMGMTTMRMFPPYMILPRGSVPSPSAPLKRVLAYTGCFSRIDTIKDIHLYLSQRLRIKEEDMRLWLYNSENYLTLLDDEDHTLENLKIQDEQQLVIEVRNKDMSWPEEMSFIANSSKMDRHKVPTEKGATGLSNLGNTCFMNSSIQCVSNTTALTDYFLSGRHLYELNRTNPIGMRGHMAKCYGDLVMELWSGTQKSVAPLKLRWTIAKYAPRFNGFQQQDSQELLAFLLDGLHEDLNRVHEKPYVELKDSNGRPDWEVASEAWENHLRRNRSIVVDLFHGQLKSQVKCKTCGHISARFDPFNFLSLPLPMDSYMHLEIIVIKLEGSTPVRYGLRLNMDEKYMGLKKQLSELCSLKPEQILLAEVHTSNIKNFPLDNQKVRVSANGCLCAFEIPVPGSSMSLSSPTLTDLTPTANGSVSGDGLADRSALIPNGGPNIVVPCSPEMPLGNGLANGRVTPLQESPFIGYIIAVHRKMMRTELYFLSSQKNRPSLFGMPLIVPCTVHTTKKDLYDAVWIQVSRLASPLPPQEASNHAQDCDDSMGYQYPFTLRVVGKDGNTCAWCPWYRFCRGCIIECTDDRASLGNAYIAVDWDPTALHLRYQTSQERIVEEHCSVEQSRRDQAEPISLDSCLKAFTSEEELGEDELYYCSKCKTHRLATKKLDLWRLPPILIVHLKRFQFVNGRWIKSQKIVKFPRENFDPSAFLAPRDLGQHCLQSRSESEDLLRVGEDNLSSISAPAGFYNLPKASPASSRKSAPSLSRTSSPSSSPKSGGGGRRPARLRLAKLGGKHWLSNSKENLDGAANPEAELHAEAEAEVEAEVEAEGGAALAPEETTESSLSTEASSSHCDVVLVNGDSNGLSLDCSTDSSLDPDNSLLQHRDNMCLDAVYNLYAISCHSGIMGGGHYVTYAKNPKKKWYCYNDSSCKVGHSHVFTLGVLVRMGDLSRWILSPEKKNKAFYAVIWCFLTQVQVHLCPLWPMWTCLH, from the exons ATGGGGGCCAAAGAGTCGAGGATCGGATTCCTGTCGTACGACGAGGCCGTGAAGAGAG tcACTGATGTGGAGCTGAAGCGGCTGAAAGATGCCTTCAAGAGAACCAGCGGCCTCAACTGCTACATGACCCAGCATTGCTTCTACAGGGAGGTTCTGGGTGACGGAGTTCCACTTAAAGTCGCGGAG GTGATCTACACCTCGTTCGGAGGCTCGTCCAAAGGGCTGCACTTCAACAACCTGATCGTGGGCCTGGTGCTCCTGACCCGAGGGCGCGATGAGGAGAAGTCCAAGT accTTTTCAGCCTCTTCGCCAGTGACCTGGGCGGATACGCAGCGAGGGAAGAAATCGAGGCCGTCCTGCAGATTCTGGATGGGGAAATCCCGACCTCGCTCCAGAAGTGTTTCATTGAG AGCGAGAAGGTGAGCTACGAGCGCTTCAGGGCCTGGCTCTTCCTGAACAAGGAGGCCTTCACGCTGTCCAGGTGGCTTCTGTCTGGAGGCGTGTGCGTCACCCTCACCGACGACAGCGACACGCCCACCTTCTACCAGACCCTGGCCGGCGTCACACACT TGGAGGAGTCGGATATTATAGATTTAGAGAAGCGATACTGGCTGCTGAAAGCCCAGTCCAGAACCGGCCGCTTTGACCTGGAAACGTTCGTGCCCCTGGTCTCTCCTCCCATCCACGCCTCACTGAGCGAAG GCTTGTTCCACGCCTTCGATGAGAACCGGGACAATCACATCGACTTTAAAGAGATCTCGTGCGGACTTTCGGCGTGCTGCCGGGGGCCCATCGCCGAGAGGCAGAAAT TCTGCTTTAAGGTGTTCGACGTGGACCACGACGGGGTTCTGTCTCGAGATGAACTTCACGAGATGGTGGTGGCGTTGCTGGAAGTGTGGAAGGACAATCGGACAGACACGCTGCCT GAGTTGACCAGCAGCGTTTCAGACATAGTCGAGGATATTCTGAAGATGCACGACACAACCAAG CTGCGTCACCTGACCCTGGAGGATTACCAGATCTGGAGTGTGAGCAGTGCGCTGGCCAATGAGTTCTTAAACCTCCTTTTCCAG GTCTGCCACATAGTCCTTGGGCTCAGGCCTGGAACccctgaggaggagggacaaATCATCAG GGGCTGGTTGGAACGGGAGAGCAGACATGGGCTGCAGCAGGGCCAGAACTGGTTCCTCATCTCCATGCTGTGGTGGCAGCAGTGGAAGGATTATGTTAAATAT GGAAGTCCCTGCTGTTATCTCCCTGTCCAGGAGCATAAGGGGATTGTGCTGGAGCAGCCATCCCTCCTGAGCTCACTCCGAAATTCAGTCAACGCGTCCACAGTGGAGCCCCTACTTCCAGAccgactgggaggactgggaacCTTCAGCTTCGTCAGCCCCTCCGAGGAAAGGTCCCCCGACGGCGTGTCCAGTTCTTCAGAGGCTACAGAAACAG cagCCCTGAGCCCCCAGGTAGCTCCCTCCAGCACAGAGAGCTGTTTTGCCCGTCAGCACAACACATCAGACAACAACAATCAGTGTTTTTCTGGAGCCAACGGCCACATCCCCTCACAGCTGGCTGCACAAAGACCCGGGGCCATCGACAACCAGTCTCTGGTCAACACCGACCCCATGAAG GCTCCCACGCTGACCCTGGAGGGCGGCAGACTGAAGCGCTCCCTGCAGCTCGTGCCTGGCCGAGACTTCGAGACGGTGCCAGAGCCTGTGTGGCGTGCGCTGTACCACTGGTACGGTGCCAACCTCAGCCTGCCGCGGCCA GTCATCCTGGACAGCAAGACGAGccaggcagagctggagctctTTCCCCgctacctcctcttcctccgccagCAGCCGGCCACTCGCTCCCCACAGTCCAACGTCTGGGTCAATATGGGTATGACCACCATGCGAATGTTCCCACCGTATATGATCCTGCCACGAG GCAGCGTTCCATCCCCCAGTGCTCCTCTGAAGAGGGTGCTGGCCTACACGGGCTGCTTCAGCCGCATAGACACCATTAAAGATATCCACCTCTACCTGTCCCAGAGGCTCCGCATCAAGGAGGAAGACATGAGGCTTTGGCTCTACAACAGCGAG AACTACCTGACCCTCCTGGATGATGAAGACCACACGCTGGAGAACCTGAAGATccaggatgagcagcagctcgTCATCGAAG TCAGGAACAAGGACATGAGCTGGCCTGAGGAGATGTCGTTCATCGCCAACAGCAGTAAGATGGACAGACACAAAG TCCCTACAGAAAAAGGTGCCACTGGCCTCAGTAACCTTGGCAACACCTGCTTCATGAACTCCAGCATTCAGTGCGTGAGCAACACCACGGCTCTCACAGACTACTTCCTGTCAGGCAGACATCTTTACGAGCTCAACAG AACCAACCCCATCGGAATGCGAGGTCACATGGCCAAGTGTTACGGGGATTTGGTGATGGAGCTGTGGAGCGGGACCCAGAAGAGCGTGGCTCCGCTTAAACTCCGC TGGACGATAGCAAAGTACGCGCCGCGGTTTAACGGCTTCCAGCAGCAGGActcccaggagctgctggctTTCCTGCTGGATGGTCTCCACGAAGACCTGAACAGGGTCCACGAAAAACCCTACGTGGAGCTGAAGGACAGCAATGGCCGTCCGGACTGGGAGGTGGCCTCTGAG GCCTGGGAGAACCACCTGCGTAGGAACCGCTCCATCGTTGTGGATCTGTTCCACGGTCAGCTCAAGTCCCAGGTGAAATGCAAGACGTGTGGACACATCAGCGCCCGTTTCGACCCCTTCAACTTCctgtccctgcccctgcccATGGATAGCTACATGCATCTGGAGATCATCG TGATTAAGCTGGAGGGTTCCACTCCCGTACGTTACGGCCTGAGGCTGAACATGGACGAAAAGTACATGGGGCTGAAAAAACAGCTGAGCGAACTGTGCAGCCTGAAGCCGGAGCAGATCCTCCTGGCTGAGGTCCACACGTCCAACATCAAG AACTTTCCTCTGGACAACCAGAAGGTGCGGGTGTCTGCTAACGGTTGCCTGTGTGCGTTTGAAATCCCGGTACCGGGTTCGTCCATGTCCCTGAGCTCGCCCACACTTACAG ACCTCACCCCGACAGCCAACGGCTCTGTGAGTGGCGACGGCCTGGCCGACAGGTCTGCGCTCATCCCCAACGGTGGACCCAACATCGTGGTTCCCTGCAGCCCCGAGATGCCCCTGGGCAACGGGCTCGCCAACGGGCGCGTCACGCCGCTCCAGGAGAGTCCTTTCATCGGCTACATCATCGCTGTGCACAGGAAGATG ATGCGCACAGAGCTGTACTTCCTGTCGTCTCAGAAGAACCGGCCCAGTTTGTTCGGCATGCCACTAATAGTTCCGTGCACAGTCCACACCACTAAGAAAGACCTGTACGACGCGGTCTGGATCCAGGTGTCCCGGCTGGCCAGCCCACTTCCCCCCCAGGAAGCCAGCAACCACGCCCAGGACTG TGATGATAGCATGGGCTACCAGTACCCCTTCACGCTACGGGTTGTCGGTAAAGACGGCAACACGTGTGCCTGGTGTCCGTGGTACAG gttcTGCCGAGGCTGCATAATAGAGTGCACAGATGACCGAGCCTCGCTGGGAAATGCTTATATTGCCGTAGACTGGGACCCCACTGCCCTGCACCTCCGCTACCAGACCTCCCAGGAgagg ATTGTGGAAGAACACTGCAGTGTGGAGCAGTCACGTCGGGACCAGGCCGAACCCATCAGCTTGGACAGCTGTCTGAAGGCCTTCACCAGTGAGGAAGAGCTGGGAGAAGACGAGCTCTACTACTGCTCCAAGTGCAAGACACATCGGTTAGCCACCAAGAAGCTGGACCTTTGGAGGCTGCCCCCCATTCTG ATTGTCCACCTGAAGCGCTTCCAGTTCGTGAACGGTCGCTGGATCAAATCCCAAAAGATTGTCAAATTTCCGAGGGAGAATTTTGACCCCAGTGCCTTCCTGGCTCCCAGAGACCTGGGGCAGCATTGCCTCCAGTCCCGCAGCGAGAGCGAGGACCTGCTGAGGGTCGGAGAAGACAACCTGTCCTCCATTTCGGCCCCCGCTGGCTTTTACAACCTGCCCAAAG CCTCTCCTGCCTCAAGCAGGAAGTCGGCGCCCTCGCTCAGCCGGACCAGCAGCCCCTCCAGCAGCCCAAAGAGCGGcggcggaggccgcagaccaGCGCGCTTGCGCCTGGCCAAGCTGGGTGGCAAGCACTGGCTCTCCAACAGCAAGGAGAACCTGGACGGAGCCGCAAACCCCGAGGCCGAGCTGCAcgcagaggcagaggcagaggtaGAGGCAGAGGTAGAGGCAGAGGGAGGCGCCGCTCTGGCCCCAGAAGAGACGACAGAGTCGTCACTCAGCACCGAGGCGTCCAGCAGCCATTGTGACGTGGTCCTGGTCAACGGCGACAGCAACGGGCTGAGCTTAGACTGTAGCACAGACAGCAGTTTGGACCCTGACAACTcactgctgcagcacagagacaaCATGTGTCTGGACGCCGTCTACAACCTCTATGCAATATCA tgCCATTCAGGAATCATGGGAGGAGGCCACTATGTGACATATGCCAAAAACCCGAAGAAGAAGTGGTACTGTTACAACGACAGCAGCTGTAAGGTAGGACATTCACACGTGTTCACGCTGGGCGTCCTGGTCCGGATGGGAGACCTGTCCAGGTGgattctctcccc agaaaagaaaaataaagcattttatgCTGTAATCTGGTGCTTTTTAACCCAAGTGCAGGTTCATTTGTGCCCCCTCTGGCCAATGTGGACATGTCTCCACTGA